The following proteins come from a genomic window of Micromonospora zamorensis:
- a CDS encoding N-acetylmuramoyl-L-alanine amidase, translated as MATIPWLVDVLRGAGVQVVVEGDWLNRMRPGSFDPIGVLWHHTAATSSASNPHPALGICINGRSDLAGPLCQALVDYNGVFHVISAGRCNHAGTSGGSGPIPAGDGNTLMIGWEIDYNGVNQEMTAAQYNASIAATAAVLTRLGRDSSYARGHRETSTSGKIDPSFIDLNVMRADVAAKMSGGGNPPAWSSIVDNTTSGRFTASANWGVSTYSGQRYGADYRYAEPVAASDVAWYRFNVPATANYRVDAWWPATSGYNGATPYVVSTTTGNRTIIVDQRATGGQWRSLGTFTLPAGDANRVGVSRWSSATGLIVADAVRLTRV; from the coding sequence ATGGCCACCATTCCCTGGCTCGTGGACGTGCTGCGCGGTGCCGGGGTCCAGGTCGTCGTCGAGGGCGACTGGCTCAACCGGATGCGGCCCGGCTCCTTCGACCCGATCGGGGTGCTCTGGCACCACACCGCCGCGACCTCCAGCGCCAGTAACCCGCACCCGGCGCTCGGCATCTGCATCAACGGCCGGTCGGATCTGGCCGGCCCGCTCTGTCAGGCGCTCGTCGACTACAACGGTGTCTTCCACGTCATCTCCGCCGGCCGCTGCAACCACGCCGGGACCAGCGGCGGCAGTGGGCCGATCCCGGCCGGGGACGGCAACACCCTGATGATCGGGTGGGAGATCGACTACAACGGCGTCAACCAGGAGATGACCGCCGCGCAGTACAACGCGTCGATCGCCGCCACCGCCGCCGTGCTCACCCGGCTGGGCCGGGACAGCAGCTACGCCCGGGGGCACCGGGAGACCAGCACCAGCGGCAAGATCGACCCGTCCTTCATCGACCTGAACGTCATGCGCGCCGACGTGGCGGCGAAGATGTCGGGCGGCGGGAACCCCCCGGCGTGGTCCTCCATCGTGGACAACACCACCTCCGGTCGGTTCACCGCCAGCGCCAACTGGGGTGTGTCGACGTACTCCGGGCAGCGGTACGGCGCCGACTACCGCTACGCGGAACCCGTCGCGGCCAGCGACGTCGCCTGGTACAGGTTCAACGTCCCGGCGACGGCCAACTACCGCGTCGATGCGTGGTGGCCGGCGACCTCCGGCTACAACGGTGCCACCCCGTACGTCGTCTCCACCACGACCGGCAACCGGACGATCATCGTCGACCAGCGGGCCACCGGTGGGCAGTGGCGGTCCCTCGGCACGTTCACGCTGCCGGCCGGCGACGCCAACCGGGTGGGCGTGAGCCGGTGGAGCAGCGCGACGGGTCTGATTGTCGCCGACGCCGTACGCCTCACCCGGGTCTGA
- a CDS encoding GH12 family glycosyl hydrolase domain-containing protein, whose translation MKRQLRALAAAGLLLGSSLVAVALGGNASADTQICEQYGSTVIQSRYVVQNNRWGTTAQQCINVTGSGFEITTLNGSSPTNGAPTAYPSVFFGCHYTNCSPGTNLPIQVSQISSATSSISYRYVSGATYNASYDIWLDPSPKRDGVNQMEIMIWLNRQGPIQPIGSVVGTTNLAGRTWEVWRGSNGSNNVISYVAPSAISSLNFSVLDFINDVRNRGAITNSWYLTSIQAGFEPWQGGVGLAVTSFSASVNGGGNPTTPPPTTPPPGNAACAVKYTANSWNNGFTADVQITNTGSSAINGWTLTYSLPSGQQVTNAWNATVSQSGSTVTARNAGHNGSVAPGGTASFGYQGTLSGSYSSPTSFSLNGATCSRN comes from the coding sequence ATGAAACGTCAACTTCGAGCCCTGGCCGCCGCCGGTCTGCTGCTCGGCAGCTCGCTCGTCGCCGTGGCCCTCGGCGGCAACGCCTCCGCCGACACCCAGATCTGCGAACAGTACGGCTCGACCGTCATCCAGAGCCGGTACGTGGTGCAGAACAACCGCTGGGGCACCACCGCCCAGCAGTGCATCAACGTCACCGGCAGCGGCTTCGAGATCACCACCCTCAACGGCAGCAGCCCCACCAACGGCGCACCGACTGCGTACCCCTCGGTGTTCTTCGGTTGTCACTACACCAACTGCTCCCCCGGCACGAACCTGCCCATCCAGGTGAGTCAGATCAGCAGTGCCACCAGCAGCATCTCCTACCGGTACGTCAGCGGCGCCACCTACAACGCGTCGTACGACATCTGGCTGGATCCGTCACCCAAGCGGGACGGGGTCAACCAGATGGAGATCATGATCTGGCTCAACCGGCAGGGCCCGATCCAGCCCATCGGCTCCGTGGTCGGCACGACGAATCTGGCCGGTCGGACCTGGGAGGTCTGGCGGGGCAGCAACGGCTCCAACAACGTCATCTCGTACGTCGCGCCGTCGGCGATCTCCAGCCTGAACTTCAGCGTGCTGGACTTCATCAACGACGTCCGTAACCGGGGCGCGATCACCAACTCCTGGTACCTGACCAGCATCCAGGCCGGCTTCGAGCCCTGGCAGGGCGGCGTCGGCCTGGCCGTGACGTCGTTCTCGGCCTCCGTCAACGGCGGCGGCAACCCCACCACCCCGCCGCCGACCACCCCGCCGCCGGGCAATGCGGCCTGCGCGGTGAAGTACACCGCGAACTCGTGGAACAACGGCTTCACGGCCGACGTGCAGATCACCAACACCGGGTCCAGCGCGATCAACGGTTGGACGCTCACCTACAGCCTGCCCAGCGGCCAGCAGGTGACCAACGCCTGGAACGCCACGGTGAGCCAGAGCGGGTCGACGGTGACCGCCCGCAACGCCGGCCACAACGGGTCCGTCGCACCCGGTGGCACGGCCAGCTTCGGCTACCAGGGAACGCTGAGCGGGTCGTACTCGTCCCCGACCAGCTTCTCGCTCAACGGGGCCACCTGCTCAAGGAACTGA
- a CDS encoding FAD-dependent monooxygenase → MGGSPLRILVVGAGIAGLAVARALRLAGFRPDVTDRLPPGESTETGLYLPGNAARALHRLDLHDPVRPLGQVIHRQHFFDAAGAKLCDVDLDTLWAGVGECRALPRADLHRVLLSGAGGAVRHGAEVRTLDLLPGAVGVTFTDGTTTEYDLVIGADGPRSSVRALAALGGPPRPVGQVVYRAVLRDGPPVAEWTALLGQRSGFLMVPIGAGRLHLYADEAGTEEPAEPLARLRELFADYRGPVPEVLAALDEVHVGITDEVELGRWYRGRVLLIGDAAHATAPTLSQGAAMALEDAVVLAESLRAAGSVDAALVAYESRRRPRTRWVRDRTRDRNRTRDVPPALRDPLLRGRGGRIFGEHYRLLLGPL, encoded by the coding sequence ATGGGTGGCTCCCCCCTGCGCATCCTCGTCGTCGGCGCGGGCATCGCCGGTCTGGCCGTGGCCCGGGCACTGCGCCTGGCGGGCTTCCGGCCGGACGTCACCGACAGGCTGCCGCCCGGGGAGTCCACCGAGACCGGCCTCTACCTGCCCGGCAACGCCGCCCGCGCACTGCACCGGCTCGATCTGCACGACCCGGTCCGTCCACTCGGGCAGGTGATCCACCGGCAGCACTTCTTCGATGCCGCTGGTGCGAAGCTCTGCGACGTCGACCTCGACACCCTCTGGGCCGGCGTCGGCGAATGCCGGGCGCTGCCCCGGGCGGACCTGCACCGGGTGCTGCTCAGCGGCGCCGGCGGCGCCGTCCGCCACGGGGCCGAGGTGCGCACCCTGGACCTGCTCCCGGGCGCCGTCGGCGTCACCTTCACCGACGGCACCACCACCGAGTACGACCTGGTCATCGGCGCCGACGGGCCGCGCTCCTCGGTGCGGGCCCTCGCCGCGCTCGGTGGGCCGCCGCGCCCCGTCGGGCAGGTGGTCTACCGGGCCGTGCTCCGCGACGGCCCGCCGGTCGCCGAGTGGACCGCCCTGCTCGGCCAGCGCTCCGGGTTCCTGATGGTGCCGATCGGTGCCGGGCGACTGCACCTGTACGCCGACGAGGCCGGCACCGAGGAGCCGGCCGAGCCACTGGCCCGGCTGCGCGAACTCTTCGCCGACTACCGCGGCCCGGTGCCCGAGGTGTTGGCGGCGCTCGACGAGGTGCACGTCGGGATCACTGACGAGGTGGAGCTGGGCCGCTGGTACCGGGGTCGCGTCCTGCTGATCGGTGACGCCGCGCACGCCACCGCGCCGACCCTGTCGCAGGGCGCGGCGATGGCACTGGAGGACGCCGTGGTGCTGGCCGAGTCGCTGCGTGCCGCCGGCAGCGTGGACGCGGCCCTGGTCGCGTACGAGAGTCGTCGCCGGCCGCGTACGCGCTGGGTGCGCGACCGGACCCGGGACCGCAACCGCACCAGGGACGTGCCGCCGGCGCTGCGCGACCCCCTGCTGCGCGGACGCGGCGGCCGCATCTTCGGGGAGCACTACCGGCTCTTGCTCGGCCCGCTGTAG
- the ctaD gene encoding cytochrome c oxidase subunit I, which produces MTTVAPKPVVTRPWPVREPVKGSAIARLLRTTDAKQIGIMYMVTAFAFFMIGGLMALIMRAELARPGLQFLSPEQYNQLFTMHGTIMLLFFATPIVFAFANYIVPIQIGAPDVSFPRLNSFAYWLFLFGGTMATAGFITPGGAADFGWFAYAPLSSVEHSPGVGANMWVMGLAISGLGTILGAVNMITTVLTLRAPGMTMFRMPIFTWNILVTSLLVILVFPLLAAALFALAADRILGAHVYDPATGGPMLWQHLFWFFGHPEVYIVALPFFGIISEVIPVFSRKPIFGYKGLVAATVAIAALSMSVWAHHMFATGQVLLPFFSFLSYLIAVPTGMKFFNWIGTMWRGQISFETPMLWAVGFLVTFLFGGLTGVLLASPPIDFHVSDSYFVVAHFHYVLFGTIVFAVFAGIYFWFPKMFGRMLDERLGKIHFWLTMIGFHTTFLVQHWLGNEGMPRRYADYLPSDGFTTLNMISTIGAFITGISTLPFIYNCWKSYKTGPVVEVNDPWGHGNSLEWATSSPPPLRNFDRMPRIRSERPAFDEKFPELAAGGQSLAGPPEGGSKPLTSESDGGASYREDTGSDIDRH; this is translated from the coding sequence GTGACCACCGTCGCACCCAAGCCGGTCGTGACCCGGCCCTGGCCGGTCCGGGAGCCGGTCAAGGGGTCGGCCATCGCGCGGCTGCTGCGAACCACGGACGCGAAGCAAATCGGGATCATGTATATGGTCACCGCGTTCGCGTTCTTCATGATCGGCGGCCTGATGGCCCTGATCATGCGGGCTGAGCTGGCCCGACCCGGGCTGCAGTTCCTGTCGCCCGAGCAGTACAACCAGCTCTTCACGATGCACGGCACGATCATGTTGCTGTTCTTCGCGACGCCGATCGTGTTCGCGTTCGCGAACTACATCGTGCCGATCCAGATCGGCGCACCCGACGTCTCCTTCCCCCGACTCAACAGCTTCGCCTACTGGCTGTTCCTGTTCGGCGGCACGATGGCGACGGCCGGTTTCATCACCCCGGGTGGTGCCGCTGACTTCGGCTGGTTCGCGTACGCGCCGCTGAGCAGCGTCGAGCACTCGCCCGGCGTCGGGGCCAACATGTGGGTCATGGGTCTGGCCATCTCCGGCCTGGGCACCATCCTCGGCGCGGTGAACATGATCACCACGGTCCTGACCCTGCGCGCGCCCGGCATGACCATGTTCCGGATGCCGATCTTCACGTGGAACATCCTGGTCACCAGCCTCCTGGTGATCCTGGTCTTCCCGCTGCTGGCCGCTGCGCTGTTCGCGCTCGCCGCGGACCGCATCCTCGGCGCCCACGTGTACGACCCCGCAACCGGCGGGCCGATGCTCTGGCAGCACCTGTTCTGGTTCTTCGGCCACCCCGAGGTCTACATCGTCGCGCTGCCGTTCTTCGGCATCATCAGCGAGGTCATCCCGGTCTTCTCCCGCAAGCCGATCTTCGGCTACAAGGGTCTGGTCGCCGCGACCGTCGCGATCGCCGCGCTCTCGATGAGCGTCTGGGCGCACCACATGTTCGCCACCGGTCAGGTGCTGCTGCCGTTCTTCAGCTTCCTGAGCTACCTGATCGCCGTGCCGACCGGTATGAAGTTCTTCAACTGGATCGGCACCATGTGGCGGGGCCAGATCAGCTTCGAGACGCCCATGCTCTGGGCGGTCGGCTTCCTGGTCACCTTCCTCTTCGGTGGTCTCACCGGTGTGCTGCTGGCCAGCCCGCCGATCGACTTCCACGTGTCGGACTCGTACTTCGTGGTGGCGCACTTCCACTACGTGCTCTTCGGCACGATCGTGTTCGCGGTGTTCGCCGGCATCTACTTCTGGTTCCCGAAGATGTTCGGCCGGATGCTCGACGAGCGGCTGGGCAAGATTCACTTCTGGCTCACCATGATCGGCTTCCACACCACGTTCCTGGTGCAGCACTGGCTCGGCAACGAGGGCATGCCCCGTCGGTACGCCGACTACCTGCCCAGCGACGGCTTCACCACGCTGAACATGATCTCCACGATCGGTGCGTTCATCACCGGTATCTCCACGCTGCCCTTCATCTACAACTGCTGGAAGTCGTACAAGACCGGCCCGGTGGTCGAGGTGAACGACCCCTGGGGTCACGGCAACTCGCTGGAGTGGGCGACCAGCAGCCCGCCGCCGCTGCGCAACTTCGACCGGATGCCCCGCATCCGTTCCGAGCGGCCGGCGTTCGACGAGAAGTTCCCGGAACTGGCCGCTGGCGGCCAGAGCCTGGCCGGCCCGCCGGAGGGCGGCTCCAAGCCGCTCACCAGTGAGTCGGACGGCGGTGCCAGCTACCGCGAGGACACCGGCAGCGACATCGACCGGCACTGA
- a CDS encoding MFS transporter, with the protein MSPEVRTHVNMKPYRQALALPGLRSLLLVAVLARIPLTATGVTLTFHVVFDLDRGYGAAGLVGAAVTVGAAIGGPLLGRLVDRRGLRPVLVVTGTAEAIFWSTAPTLPYPLLLPAAFVAGSLALPIFSVVRQSIAALVPEAQRRPAYALDSMSVELSFMIGPALAVALVTAISAQTTMYLVGGGIVAAGIALWVVNPPIRGAAEPSGPPRRVPRREWLTPRLLAVLALSAAATLVLGGTDVAVVAVLRASGEVGWTGAVLAIWAVASLFGGFAYGAVNRSFSPLALTAALALCTIPVGLGGAHWWLLCLALIPAGALCAPTIAAGSDAVSRLVPAEVRGEAMGLHGSAVTVGIAIGAPLAGAVIDASSPLWGFVVTGALGALVTLVVLPIELRRRRTADAANPAQPVEADLAPTAR; encoded by the coding sequence ATGTCGCCGGAGGTACGGACCCACGTGAACATGAAGCCTTACCGGCAAGCGCTCGCCCTGCCCGGCCTGCGGTCGCTGCTGCTGGTCGCCGTCCTTGCCCGCATCCCGCTCACCGCGACCGGGGTGACGCTGACCTTCCACGTGGTGTTCGATCTTGATCGCGGTTACGGGGCCGCCGGTCTGGTGGGCGCGGCCGTCACCGTGGGCGCGGCGATCGGTGGGCCGCTGCTCGGCCGACTGGTGGACCGTCGCGGCCTGCGCCCGGTCCTGGTGGTCACCGGCACCGCCGAGGCGATCTTCTGGTCCACCGCGCCCACGCTGCCGTACCCCCTGCTGCTGCCGGCCGCCTTCGTGGCCGGCTCCCTGGCCCTGCCCATCTTCTCCGTGGTCCGTCAGTCCATCGCCGCGCTGGTCCCGGAGGCGCAGCGCCGCCCGGCGTACGCGCTGGACTCCATGTCGGTCGAGCTGTCCTTCATGATCGGGCCGGCGCTTGCGGTGGCCCTGGTCACCGCGATCTCCGCGCAGACCACCATGTACCTGGTCGGCGGCGGCATCGTCGCCGCCGGGATCGCCCTGTGGGTGGTCAACCCACCGATCCGGGGAGCCGCCGAGCCCAGCGGCCCACCGCGGCGGGTGCCTCGCCGGGAGTGGCTGACCCCCCGACTGCTCGCCGTGCTGGCGCTCAGCGCCGCCGCGACCCTGGTGCTCGGCGGCACCGACGTGGCGGTGGTCGCCGTGCTGCGCGCCAGCGGCGAGGTCGGCTGGACCGGCGCGGTGCTGGCCATCTGGGCGGTCGCCTCGCTGTTCGGCGGGTTCGCCTACGGAGCCGTGAACCGCTCGTTCTCCCCGTTGGCGCTGACCGCCGCACTCGCCCTGTGCACCATCCCGGTCGGGCTGGGCGGTGCGCACTGGTGGCTGCTGTGCCTGGCGCTGATCCCGGCCGGCGCGCTCTGCGCGCCGACCATCGCGGCCGGCTCCGACGCGGTCAGCCGCCTGGTCCCAGCCGAGGTACGCGGTGAGGCGATGGGCCTGCACGGGTCGGCGGTCACCGTCGGCATCGCGATCGGCGCGCCGCTCGCCGGCGCGGTGATCGATGCCAGCTCGCCACTCTGGGGCTTCGTGGTCACCGGAGCGCTCGGCGCGCTGGTCACCCTCGTGGTACTCCCGATCGAGCTACGCCGCCGCCGCACCGCTGACGCGGCCAACCCCGCGCAGCCCGTCGAGGCCGACCTCGCCCCCACCGCCCGCTGA
- a CDS encoding isochorismatase family protein, whose product MANALIIVDVQNDFCEGGSLAVAGGAGVASGISRLLASEPDRWSHVVATKDYHVDPGAHFGDPPDFVESWPRHCVVGTSGSEFHPELDTGRVEAIFHKGEHAAAYSGFEGHADDGECLADWLRRHDVDQVDVVGIATDHCVRATALDAAREGFATTVLLELTAAVAPATTDVALRAMDGAGVTLHGEPVIRAA is encoded by the coding sequence ATGGCCAACGCTCTGATCATCGTGGACGTGCAGAACGACTTCTGCGAGGGCGGCTCACTGGCCGTCGCGGGCGGCGCGGGGGTGGCCTCGGGCATCTCCCGGCTGCTGGCCTCCGAGCCGGACCGGTGGTCCCACGTGGTCGCCACCAAGGACTACCACGTCGACCCGGGTGCGCACTTCGGCGATCCGCCGGACTTCGTGGAGTCCTGGCCCCGGCACTGTGTGGTCGGCACCAGCGGCTCCGAGTTCCACCCCGAGCTGGACACCGGCCGGGTCGAGGCGATCTTCCACAAGGGTGAGCACGCGGCGGCGTACTCCGGTTTCGAGGGGCACGCCGACGACGGCGAGTGCCTGGCCGACTGGCTGCGCCGGCACGACGTCGATCAGGTCGACGTTGTCGGCATCGCGACCGACCACTGCGTCCGGGCGACCGCGCTGGACGCCGCCCGGGAGGGCTTCGCCACCACCGTGCTGCTCGAGTTGACCGCCGCCGTCGCTCCGGCGACCACCGACGTGGCGCTGCGCGCGATGGACGGTGCCGGGGTGACCCTGCACGGCGAGCCTGTGATCAGGGCCGCATGA
- a CDS encoding nicotinate phosphoribosyltransferase: MSTHRPALLTDHYELTMVSAALKDGTADRRCVFEVFSRRLPSGRRYGVVAGTARLIELIRDFRFDPTEVDFLLRTGVVDDAAAAWLTDYRFTGDIDGYAEGELFFPGSPILTVSGGFAECVVLETVALSVLNHDCAVAAAAARMVTAARGRALIEMGSRRAHEEAAVAAARAAYLAGFRFTSNLAAGERYGIPTAGTAAHAFTLLHDDERAAFASQVATLGKDTTLLVDTYDISQGIRNAIAVAGPELRAVRIDSGDLAVIAQQSRELLDSLGATETKIIVSGDLDEYSIAALAAEPVDMYGAGTAVVTGSGAPTAGLVYKLVEVEGRPVVKRSEHKATIGGRKVAVRRHKPTGTATEEIIVPQGVPDRKPNDRMLQRSYVVGGEPVSLPSLDESREHLRECLISIPWEGLKLSAGDPAVPVTVVPSD, translated from the coding sequence GTGAGCACCCACCGCCCCGCGCTGCTGACCGACCACTACGAGCTGACGATGGTCAGCGCGGCACTGAAGGACGGCACCGCCGACCGCCGGTGTGTCTTCGAGGTGTTCAGTCGCCGGCTGCCGAGTGGCCGCCGCTACGGCGTGGTCGCCGGCACCGCCCGGCTCATCGAGCTGATCCGCGACTTCCGGTTCGACCCCACCGAGGTCGACTTCCTGCTGCGGACCGGGGTGGTCGACGACGCGGCCGCGGCCTGGCTCACCGACTACCGCTTCACCGGCGACATCGACGGGTACGCCGAGGGTGAGCTGTTCTTTCCGGGCTCGCCGATCCTCACCGTCTCCGGCGGCTTCGCCGAGTGCGTGGTGCTGGAGACGGTGGCGCTCTCCGTGCTCAACCACGACTGCGCCGTGGCGGCAGCGGCGGCGCGGATGGTGACCGCGGCGCGGGGCCGGGCGCTGATCGAGATGGGGTCGCGTAGGGCACACGAGGAGGCGGCTGTGGCCGCGGCGCGGGCCGCGTACCTGGCCGGGTTCCGGTTCACCTCCAACCTCGCCGCCGGTGAGCGCTACGGCATCCCGACGGCGGGCACGGCTGCGCACGCGTTCACCCTGCTGCACGACGACGAGCGGGCGGCGTTCGCCTCGCAGGTCGCCACGCTGGGCAAGGACACCACGCTGCTGGTCGACACGTACGACATCAGCCAGGGCATCCGCAACGCGATCGCGGTGGCCGGCCCGGAGCTGCGGGCGGTACGGATCGACTCGGGTGACCTGGCGGTGATCGCCCAGCAGTCCCGGGAGCTGCTCGACTCGCTGGGCGCCACCGAAACCAAGATCATTGTTTCCGGTGACCTCGACGAGTACTCGATCGCCGCGCTGGCCGCCGAACCGGTGGACATGTACGGCGCCGGCACGGCCGTGGTCACCGGCTCCGGTGCGCCGACCGCCGGGCTGGTCTACAAGCTCGTCGAGGTCGAGGGACGCCCGGTGGTGAAGCGCTCCGAGCACAAGGCCACCATCGGCGGCCGGAAGGTCGCGGTCCGCCGCCACAAGCCGACCGGCACCGCCACCGAGGAGATCATCGTCCCGCAGGGTGTGCCGGACCGGAAGCCCAACGACCGGATGCTCCAGCGCTCGTACGTGGTGGGGGGCGAGCCGGTCTCGCTACCCTCTCTCGACGAGTCACGGGAGCACCTGCGCGAGTGCCTGATCTCCATCCCGTGGGAGGGGCTGAAGCTCTCGGCCGGCGACCCGGCGGTGCCGGTCACCGTCGTACCCTCCGACTGA